GATGGAATAAAGTTGCGATCTGCACATCCTCCACTGTAATATCAAATGGTTTGGGAGAACCGTTTCCTATTTTATATTCAATATGCGTGTTGGTTGTACCAAAATCAACTGCAAAACTGAACAGTTCATTTCCCGGGCTATAATGCGGCCAGTGAGGAATTATAATTCCCGATGCACCACCCCCTATAATATTGCTAACCTGTATGTAATCAAATTCCTTATTGAGTACATAGTACTGAGAGCCTGCTTCCAGCGCCTCTATCCGCTTTCTGCTCCGTACCTTCCTGGCTCTTCTCTCAATTGGCGCTGCCGAACTATTTTCAAAAAACTGCAAATCATACTCCGTTCCTCTCAGGTACCCTGCCACATCCCTATCCACCAGCTGTACCCTATAGTAAGCCTCTATATCAGGGTTATTGAGTTTAATAAAAGGGAACAACGTAATCCCAAATTCATGCTGCACAATCACCCCCTTATTCTTCTCTACATCCGGCTTGCCCGGCTGCATCTCATTACTCTGGTAATAGATCCTTTCAAAAATAATATACTCGCCAGCCTTTGCCACCGGCACCCGCAACACTACCTTCACCGAACCCGCAACGCCCTGTCTCATTTCTACAGACGGCTTACCAGGCAATGGATTTAACAAATCTACCGAATCAAAATACTCAAAGAAGGTCTTCGTCAACGGTAGCAAATACCCTTTCGAATCATCCCCAATATCCGTAATCACATTGCCATCAAAGAACTTCTCCTTATTAATCGGGTATACCAGGCGGACCAGGTATGGTTCCAGAAAATCAGTTACCGTCAAATAAGGATACTGCATCTTCACTCCCGGTAACCACCTCCGCTCCATCACCGTCTCCTCATCTACATACGGTACCGTAATCGCATTATCCCAGTTATCATTAATATATCGAAACGGCTTATTCAGGTTATTCTGCAATACCAGCGGCCTCAAAGCTCCCTTATATTTAGCAGCAGCAATCATAAAATCACTCGCCTGAATAGACCCGATAATATTCTCCTTCTTACGCTTCCGCAAAGGCACATCTATTACTTCTATCACCTCTCCACCTATACCCGTGTCCAGCTCAGAATAATTATTCATGAAATCCCCTTCCCTCAGTTCCTTAATCTCCTGGTACAATTTCACATTCGTTCTATCCAGGATCTTCAGGTTCTTATCCAGGTAATCCGCTACCACCCTCATTCTCTCAGGCAATCTTGGATTTGATTTAAACAACAGGTACAAATATTTCTGAAAATCCGGATCCCTCAAATAAAGTGGCGTAAAATGCTCACTAAACGTTTCCTGGTTCTTCGTCAGCTTGATCCGTGCATGCGACAGATCATTTGCTGTCGCAAAGAATAAGGTAGCCGGTGAAGTACAACCGATGATCTTATGATTGTATTCAATCAGGTACAACCTTTTCATCAGGTCAAAATTGTAAGACGCCTTATCCTGCTCCAGGTACAATTCCAGTGTCTCTGCCAGTCTTCTATGCGTATCAGAACCACGTTTCATTTTCATCAGCTCCATCTCCCTATCCCACACAATGATCTTCACTTTATCCTTTACACTATCAATATTGAACAGGATCTCCGCCAGATCCAACGCATCAGACACCAGTTTCTCATCATCCTTCCCCGCCAGCACATCCCCATCTTTCATATAGGCTTTCAGTTCAGGCGACTTCACAATATTGCGAAACGCCGTCTTCACCAGGTCAATCCGCGCAAAGGGGCTGGGAATAGCCGTGGGCAAACTAATTTCACTCCCTCCTTCTGGATCCTTGATCGATTCAATCTCTTTATCAGAATAGGCATCAGAAGCAAACCAATCCTTCCCGCCTTTTTTTGTATATCCGAAATTCTTGTTCATGGCATTAGTTTTTCAAACCGAATTTTGAAGTCAGTATATCCTCCGTTGCTTCAAAAAAGAGCTGCACTAATTTCTGCTGTGCAGAACTATAGCTCTTCCCTTTAGAGAGCTTACTCAGTTTGCTGTCATACATAGCATAATCTACCTTACCGGTAAACCATCCCTTATTCACATTCCTGTTTTTGATAATCGCATCCAGCGGTGCATTCAGATTGAAAGGCGCAAAACCCCTCTTGTTATTACTCATCTCCCTCAGCCATTCCCCAAAGGCATGCAGGAACTCAGAAATATTCGTCCTGTAAAAACGGTCATCCAAAAACTTCTGGTCCAGTTCAGGCGCATCATTACTCCAGGCTTCCTTCCCGGCAGCAGTACTGATATGCTCATCCAAAAATCTCTTGAACAGCACGAACTGAGAAAGTGGTAATTCCGTTTTCCGTTGTGTATAATCTTCAAAATCAGAGAAGGCAATATCTGTCACATCATTGCGGGTCGCAAATTCTTTGTAGACAGGTCTGATCGCTTTGCCCCCATCACATTCCAGGTCGGCATCAGGGATCTCCATAAAGTCAATAATCGCCAGTGCAGCAGCAAACTCCACAAAGTGCGCATCATTCTGCTGGCCATTGTCACCCGGATCATTCTTATAGGGTTTACCACTGTAATCGTCACCTATATAGTAGAGGGCATTCACAGAATTATTACCCGTCACATTATCTTTGTAGTAGTACAGTGCTGCTTTGGTCTTCGCAATAAAATCAGACTTCTGAATCGGGCTATCCGCTTCCTTTTCAATATTGAAATAAGGCATGGCAGTCAGTGCCCCTATCTTTGCATCCTGCAAAAAGCCTTTGCCATCAATATTCCGGTTATTCATCGCATCCCTGATGTTCTTCAGGATGGTAGGGAAGCCTGCAGCACCTGTACCGCCAAAGATGGAACTGATGATGAAAACCCTGTCTTCCGCATTGAAATTGGAGGCAAACTCTTTGAACTCCTCAGAATCTTTGAACTGATTCAGCACCACGCTACCAATATTCGGGTTACCTACGAATCCAATATCCATTTCAATATCCAGCAGGTCTATCTGCTCATGACGTTTATTGATAGACTGACCGGAGAAGAGAATATCTGTCAAAGCTTTATTTGCCGCATCCAGTTGATTGAAGTCAATGTAGTCACGGAACTTTTGCCCGGCTACCTGTTGCAGACTAAAAGCAAAACTACCTGACATCCTGTTTTCAGAACTCACCAGTTTGTTGAGTGTGACAATCCTGGTATTGAAAAAGCCATTCCCTAAACCGGCATGATCCACGATGGCCTGGTAATTGCCCAGTAGTCGTTCAGTCCTCTTCAGGTCTTCGTTAGATTTATGCGGATCGATGATGATAGGTACGATCTCAAATTCATGTTTTGAATTTGCCCGGACGCCGGCAGCGAGTAGCATCGTTAGTGATTTTAACACCCTCGAACCAGTGCCTCCTATTGCGAATATGAACAAACGAGCCATGTGATAATTTTAAGGTTTCCAGAAAGTAGTATGCCTGCAATTAGTGCTGGCCTTTCTGATGAAAGGAATAGAAGTGATCAGTACAAAGAGAAGCAAGCTCCAGATAGCGTTGGATAATCCAAAGCCCAGGCAATCTGCAGTCGTGGGATGCAGGTCCTTGCAATAATCTCCCGCTCTCATCTCATTAAAAGAAATTGAAAAGGCTGCAATGAAATTGATCAGTACAATCACTAGTGCAAACAACCACCAGTGCTGTTTCTTATTCCAGCGGGCACTATCAATGATGTGATATTGTAAACCATAAACAAAGGCAGTCACACCAACCATGATCCAGCCAATATATAAATACCATGGAGTGTTAATATAATCCGTACAGGTAACATCAAATCCTCTCAACATGTCTCCCATATCGGTGGAATAAAGAGGTATCAGTCCGAACCATTCGTATAAACTAGCGAAAAGATCCTTCATAGAAACTATTTTTTAATCTGAATATTAATTTTACTGATCGTGTTAGGTGACTGAGGTGGATAGAAGGCATCGCATACACCATCCACGAGGTATTTAAAGCCGAATGTGCGTTGTTTCTCTGCATTGTCAGCAGCAATATTGGCGTCATCCTCAGAGCTGAGCTGCGCTACCCAGGAAGGCGATTGCCCGATCACACTTAATTCAAGCACCTCATCGCTTAACTCATCCGTACTGATATGCAGCAAATGCGTAAACCCTTTCAATGCAGGGTTATTCTTATCCTGGATCAGTTCAGCTTTCAGGTGGTAATGTTTATCACTCAGCATGTAATTAGCCGGATCCAGGTAATAACTGGCATCCTGTAAGCCTTTTGAAAAATCAACAGCTACATCAAACCCAAATACCCGCTCTGCAGAGGCCGTGGCATTGGTAATAATGCCCTGGGGCAGTTCCTTTGCATCAAAATGCCCGATCTGAGGTTTATACATGATCTTGAAAGCGGGCGCCTGTACATCTTTAATGCCTTGCAGTACCAGCTTATGCGCATATCCGCCTTTAATATTGTCTACGATCTTCTTCTCCAGTATTGCCCGCACTTGGGCAGTACTGCCTATAATCCAGATATAATAGGGCCTTTTGGTACTCAGTTGGATAGGTTTATCCGTCTTATCATAATACACCCCATCAAAGTTCGACTCCAGGTGCACAATAACGGCAGCCAGGTCAAAAGCATGTAACTTCTCGGCAAAGTCAATCTTGATGCCCACACTCTGGTTATTCAGATAGTCATTGGCATTCGCCTTATTCCCCGGACTAAACACGAAGTCAGAGATCAGGATGGCAGCATTCCTGTCATTCACCGTATGCAGTACTGTATTCAGGATACTTTTGAGATCAGATACACTGCGATCGCCGCCTCTGAGTTGAAAGGTAGCCGGCTCGAGCTTTTCGATGAAGTCCTGGATCTCAGGACTCAATGCATTTTTCTTCTGGTAAGGGATTGATTTGTTGATATAGCTGAGGTTCAGGCTATCGCAGATCCCGCTGATCCTGATATCACCCAGGAGGTTATAAATAGCCGTTTCAAAATTGGTCACTCCTTTTACATAGCCATCCATGCTGGCAGAGTTCTCCAGGAACACATTTACGTTAAAGGCCCCGATCTGGCTGGGAGCAGCATCTCCCTGGCTGATCTCAACGGAAGACAGCTTTTTGCTATCCAGGAACTTCCTTAAATAAGCACTCAGCTTCTCGTTGTCGATCTTGCCATCCTGATCTTTAAAGGTCTTAAAAGCCCTGTCGTTCGAACTTGCTGCCAGCTCGGCAAGGGCCTGATATTCCTTTTGATCGATACGTTGATCGCTTTTCGCATCTTCGATCACCTTTTGCTTAAATTCATCAAACTCCGATTTGCACCCAACAACTAGCAGTAGTGCCATCAAACAAAGACGTTTCATTCAGTAATATTTATATGCGTTTGTGTATAGCCCACTACGAAGGTAATCGTCTGATTATGGGTCATGCGAGGATAAGCTGAGTGAAGGATCAATACAGGTATTGGTCAGGTAATTGCATTTATCGACTGAGTAAACGTATTGTCCGGGTATGTGTACATATGCCTGGGTACCACATCAGCTGTCAGGAATACTCATTCCTTTTATCCATTCAACAATCTTTCATTGTTAATCTTCGGCATGGCCTACAGATTGAACATCACGCGGTGTCTTCAAATAAACAATAACGGAAAAATTTTTGTGGACCCATCCGGACGCTCATGTAGGGCTACATCATACAAAATCTCACGCAGCTATTTCATCCTTCCGGGATAGTGGTAAACCGTTTTTTATCACGATGAAGCTAAAGTTACAAGCTCCTGCGGGTTATGCCAAAATTGTTTATCGGTTTTTTTGAAAAAGGCGGGGGAAAATTATTGTATAGCAGGTCAACTTTTATTTAAAAGGTATCTGTAGAGCTGGATTTAATCAGCTCCCCCCAACATATACAAAGTGCCTTAAAATAGCCTGCTTCCAGTTCCCCCTCAAAGAGAAAATAATCCCAGGTCTTTGAAATGTGAAAGATTTTCTTATCTTAGTACCAGCACGTTAGACCAAATTCCATAGAATTATCATTTTTTTCAGGGGACACTAACCAAAATCACCAGATCGTATCAGATTCCAAAACAAGATTGTCACTAAATCTGCCTTATTTATGAAAATAACCATGGGTACCTCGTAATCACTACCTAAAAGATATTTTGTTATTGTGAACTTCTAACCGGTTGCAGGCGCCACCGGCAGGCTAAAGGATTGTACTCAAAAACCATTCACCTCAAAATTTAATCTTTTCTACCATGAAGAGCAGTTTCGTATTGTCTTTTATCCGGTATGCCCTGTGTTTTTTATTCCTCTATACCAGCTTTAACAAGCTGATGGCCTTTGATTATTACTTGTATGATCTGAAAAGATCGCCCCTGTTAGGTAATTACGCAACCATCATTGCAATACTGGTTCCTGGCGCAGAATTGCTGGTAGCAGCGCTCTTGCTGTTAGAGAAAACCATCAGGGGAGGCTTATTGGGTTCATTGGGCCTCATGGTATTGTTTACAATTTACGTGGGTTATGTGTTGCTATATGCAGCTACCAGGCCATGTACATGCGGGGGGATTATACGCAACCTGACATGGCCGCAGCATTTCGTCTTTAATATCTGCTTTTTATTGCTTTCCATTCTTGGCCTGTATTTACAACGCAGGTCTTTAGCTACTTATTTTCACACGGGGGACGCCGAAAAACCATTAGAGTAGGCACTATTATCCATCATTAATTGATTTCTTATGAAGAAGAAAAAGTTACTGATTGCACTGTTTTTGATTTTAGGTGCTGCTGGCGCAGCAAAGGCCACCAAAGCAAGGGATTTTCTTGGCTACATCTATGTAAACGGAGCCTGGATGCAAATCTATGTACCCTTTGATTGCCCTTTCTCTGGTTGGGGTTGTACTTATTCTTATATCGGTATCAGTTACCAGGTTTACTACCAGGCTGGAATAAACTTCCTACCGCTCAGGCCTTAATAGCAAAAGATCCAGGAACAGGTTAACGAAGTTCCTGGATCACTCTTATTTCATTTAGTATCCGGGATTTTGCACCAGGTTGGGTGCACGACGAAGCTCGCTAATAGGTATAGGCCATAATTCCCTGGTGGTATTCCATGGATCTCCACCCTTGGCAGGAGTTACAGTAGACATCACAGCAGCTATTGTACCTGTTCGTTTAAGATCAAACCAGCGATGGCCCTGTTCTGTAAACAACTCTGTTTGCCTTTCTTTCAGAATGGCTTTTATCAGGCCCTTTGCATCCAAAACACCTTCAGTAAATGCAGCTAATCCTGCCCTTTGTCTGATCTTATTCAGATCGGTCAGTGCTGCAGATAAATGGCCCAGATATACTTCACACTCAGCACGTATCAGGTAAATTTCTGCCAGTCTGAGAATCATTGAATACTCTTTTAAATCATCACCAAAATTCACCTTGTACTTATATGGATAATAGTAAGTCACCGCAGGAGAAACGCTCCTATCTGTATAGGAATTGATCCAATGCTTTCTTCTTTGATCCCCCACATCAAAAGCTCTCAATAAATAAGGACTAATAGCCTGTTGTATCCTATACTTCGGTGGCTGGGTAATTATGAACTCATTTCCCTCGGTAGTATTAATGCTACTAACATTTGGTGTACCGGGGCTCAACTGCCAGATGGCTTCTTTGCTATTTTTCAAAAAAACCTGGTCAAGCGGCACCAGCTCATACACTTCATCCATTGCAATGATAGCATTTGCTTGTTCTTCAGCTTCTTCATATTTCCCCATATAAAGATAAACCCTGGCTAATAAAGCAGATACAACAGCCCTGTTAGGCCGGTTACGTTCGGTACTAAGGCTTTTACTATCTGATCCTACATAATTATCTCCCAGATCAATTGCTGCCGTTTGAAGATCAGAGACGATTTGTTGATAAACTTTAGACTGAGAAGTCCTTGAAAGAAGTGCATTTACCTTCGCATCCGTTGTAATTGGTAACGCAATATCACCAAATAAACCTGTCAGGTAAAAAAACCAGTAGGCTCGGATAAAAAGTGCCTCTCCCATTAACTGCTTTTTGACAACCGAATCCAGTTTTTCGGAAGCAGCACACCCCCAGAATACGTCGTTGGCATTCCGGATATATAAATAACATGTACTCCATAAACTATCCAGGTATATACTGCCGGAAGAAATCTTATTCCAATAAAAACCCTGCGTATTCGATTCCCAGGCAAGCTCCAGTTCATCGCTACACAATCCGGTAAACCGGGCAATTTTAGCAGGTGACGCATTCTTGTCAAACATGCCACCATAAATATTATATAATGACATCATAGCGGTCTTATTGTCCTGGTAGATTTTCGATGCTTCTATTTGTGAATCAGGGGTATTTACATCAGCAAACTTGTTACACCCTATAATCCCAAAAAACCAAAGTAAGATCAAACATCGCATTGTGCGATCCCTCATTGTTGCATAATTTATTGTTATAAACTAATACGAAGTCCTGCAACGATTACCCGTTGCGGTGGTTGACGATAGGTACTATGAAAACTTTGCACCTGAGGATCCATTCCTTTATAAGAA
This window of the Chitinophaga sancti genome carries:
- a CDS encoding MauE/DoxX family redox-associated membrane protein codes for the protein MKSSFVLSFIRYALCFLFLYTSFNKLMAFDYYLYDLKRSPLLGNYATIIAILVPGAELLVAALLLLEKTIRGGLLGSLGLMVLFTIYVGYVLLYAATRPCTCGGIIRNLTWPQHFVFNICFLLLSILGLYLQRRSLATYFHTGDAEKPLE
- a CDS encoding DUF6520 family protein; the protein is MKKKKLLIALFLILGAAGAAKATKARDFLGYIYVNGAWMQIYVPFDCPFSGWGCTYSYIGISYQVYYQAGINFLPLRP
- a CDS encoding RagB/SusD family nutrient uptake outer membrane protein encodes the protein MRDRTMRCLILLWFFGIIGCNKFADVNTPDSQIEASKIYQDNKTAMMSLYNIYGGMFDKNASPAKIARFTGLCSDELELAWESNTQGFYWNKISSGSIYLDSLWSTCYLYIRNANDVFWGCAASEKLDSVVKKQLMGEALFIRAYWFFYLTGLFGDIALPITTDAKVNALLSRTSQSKVYQQIVSDLQTAAIDLGDNYVGSDSKSLSTERNRPNRAVVSALLARVYLYMGKYEEAEEQANAIIAMDEVYELVPLDQVFLKNSKEAIWQLSPGTPNVSSINTTEGNEFIITQPPKYRIQQAISPYLLRAFDVGDQRRKHWINSYTDRSVSPAVTYYYPYKYKVNFGDDLKEYSMILRLAEIYLIRAECEVYLGHLSAALTDLNKIRQRAGLAAFTEGVLDAKGLIKAILKERQTELFTEQGHRWFDLKRTGTIAAVMSTVTPAKGGDPWNTTRELWPIPISELRRAPNLVQNPGY